From one Rhodamnia argentea isolate NSW1041297 chromosome 1, ASM2092103v1, whole genome shotgun sequence genomic stretch:
- the LOC115740323 gene encoding high mobility group B protein 3-like isoform X2 codes for MEKVKYPNKPKRPSSAFFIFMEEFRKQYKQKHPHIKSVAAVGKAGGDKWKSLSDAEKAPYVAKADERKAEYEKDMKAYHKRRAEGTKEGAEESKKSRSELIIKEEDHEGSDEEEDDNFAFRIMEKVKYPNKPKRPSSAFFIFMEEFRKQYKQKHPQIKSVAAVGKAGGDKWKSLSDAEKAPYVAKADERKAEYEKNMKAYNERLQTKMG; via the exons ATGGAGAAGGTGAAGTATCCTAACAAGCCAAAAAGGCCTAGCAGtgccttcttcatcttcatggaAGAGTTCAGGAAGCAGTATAAGCAGAAACACCCGCATATCAAATCCGTTGCTGCTGTTGGTAAAGCTGGGGGAGACAAGTGGAAGTCATTGTCCGATGCTGAGAAAGCTCCTTATGTAGCCAAGGCTGATGAAAGGAAGGCTGAGTACGAGAAGGACATGAAAGCTTACCACAAAAGAAGGGCTGAAGGTACCAAAGAAGGTGCAGAGGAGTCTAAGAAGTCTAGGTCTGAGTTGATCATTAAAGAGGAAGACCATGAAGGCAGtgatgaggaggaggatgacAATTTTGCTTTCCGCATTATGGAGAAGGTGAAGTATCCTAACAAGCCAAAAAGGCCTAGCAGtgccttcttcatcttcatggaAGAGTTCAGGAAGCAGTATAAGCAGAAACACCCGCAAATCAAATCCGTTGCTGCTGTTGGCAAAGCTGGGGGAGACAAGTGGAAGTCATTGTCCGATGCTGAGAAAGCTCCTTACGTAGCCAAG GCTGATGAAAGGAAGGCTGAGTACGAGAAGAACATGAAAGCTTACAACGAAAGATTACAAACAAAAATGGGCTGA
- the LOC115740323 gene encoding high mobility group protein B3-like isoform X1 yields the protein MEKVKYPNKPKRPSSAFFIFMEEFRKQYKQKHPHIKSVAAVGKAGGDKWKSLSDAEKAPYVAKADERKAEYEKDMKAYHKRRAEGTKEGAEESKKSRSELIIKEEDHEGSDEEEDDNFAFRIMEKVKYPNKPKRPSSAFFIFMEEFRKQYKQKHPQIKSVAAVGKAGGDKWKSLSDAEKAPYVAKADERKAKYEKDMKAYHKRRAEGTKEGAEESKKSRSELIIKEEDHEGSDGEEDDNLVFRIMEEVEHPSKPQRPSNAFFVFMEEFGKQYKLKHPHIKSIVAVFKAGVDKWRSLSDAEKAPYVAEADERKAKYEKDMKAYNKRWAEGGGLQFCLLHYGESGGS from the exons ATGGAGAAGGTGAAGTATCCTAACAAGCCAAAAAGGCCTAGCAGtgccttcttcatcttcatggaAGAGTTCAGGAAGCAGTATAAGCAGAAACACCCGCATATCAAATCCGTTGCTGCTGTTGGTAAAGCTGGGGGAGACAAGTGGAAGTCATTGTCCGATGCTGAGAAAGCTCCTTATGTAGCCAAGGCTGATGAAAGGAAGGCTGAGTACGAGAAGGACATGAAAGCTTACCACAAAAGAAGGGCTGAAGGTACCAAAGAAGGTGCAGAGGAGTCTAAGAAGTCTAGGTCTGAGTTGATCATTAAAGAGGAAGACCATGAAGGCAGtgatgaggaggaggatgacAATTTTGCTTTCCGCATTATGGAGAAGGTGAAGTATCCTAACAAGCCAAAAAGGCCTAGCAGtgccttcttcatcttcatggaAGAGTTCAGGAAGCAGTATAAGCAGAAACACCCGCAAATCAAATCCGTTGCTGCTGTTGGCAAAGCTGGGGGAGACAAGTGGAAGTCATTGTCCGATGCTGAGAAAGCTCCTTACGTAGCCAAGGCTGATGAAAGGAAGGCCAAGTACGAGAAGGACATGAAAGCATACCACAAAAGAAGGGCTGAAGGTACCAAAGAAGGTGCAGAGGAGTCTAAGAAGTCTAGGTCTGAGTTGATCATTAAAGAGGAAGACCATGAAGGCAGTGATGGGGAGGAGGATGACAATTTGGTTTTCCGCATTATGGAGGAAGTGGAGCATCCTAGCAAGCCTCAAAGGCCTAGCAATGCCTTCTTCGTCTTCATGGAAGAGTTCGGGAAGCAGTATAAGCTGAAACACCCTCATATCAAATCCATTGTTGCTGTTTTCAAAGCTGGGGTAGACAAGTGGAGGTCATTGTCCGATGCTGAGAAAGCTCCTTATGTAGCCGAGGCCGACGAAAGGAAGGCCAAGTACGAGAAGGATATGAAAGCTTACAACAAAAGATGGGCTGAAG GAGGAGGATTACAATTTTGTCTTCTGCATTATGGAGAAAGTGGAGGATCCTAA